A section of the Stenotrophomonas acidaminiphila genome encodes:
- a CDS encoding hybrid sensor histidine kinase/response regulator, producing MPAEAAPIRRLARRSLRVHALLIAVVVLATLQAGLLLSVGSRLFGEERGKIEFHFRRLDGTLREQERFLYQWRLHDVGAQDQPVAAGAPGRQGSPLFANFVLIGQDRSITPSQAELGDRFLRFYGTFWSASHFPPPQCLLVDGNGERGLLAPMQMTGADVSPNNPTHLRPAISDIHRALEIQPELQQGGVAWMPVPLRDGETRLLAVTHAPQDGRLWGEDESESLAALACLLDPSRVDDYQQVLGVPVFERLSLFDAKGRRLLGDAADASDTGTSWQPTTEGLRFRMRSDRGWLAVYHVSWQQIFENPQGPLLGATLVALLLALGGTLVLGAYRRSVIEPLRSNHARLLESEAFSRTILDNAPIGLCLLRCSDGNVMLENTLARRWLGEDHDAGGWRGPWRGSVLASGGTALGDGLAYTTPEGRHLLVTATLARYRSEPVVLCLFIDLSSQHEAEQVLQQARRAADQANRAKSQFLATMSHEIRTPLYGVLGTLELLGLTPLDARQQDYLATIQRSSSTLMQLISDILDVSKAEAGQLYLEPSPFDPVRLTEDALDSYAAVAASKGLQFYACIDADVPDAVCGDAARIRQILNNLLSNALKFTDSGRVVVRLSARPEEERCWLQWQVADTGIGIASEHQDHLFEPFFQANPGTDAMRGTGLGLAICAHLVALMGGHLRVVSESGLGSSFSVDLPLPPAQPDPQQSPPPRLPAHLQVQVRGAVREIVQSLCERLQRRGAHASMYREDIGTGTAVLLDLVLDGPLPAWDGSTPRVATCREGGTQPQLINGTWQVGLHRLDAIVMALAAASGQSSTAEAGGRLPPPRRFGLQVLVAEDNPINQAILRDQLEQLGCQAVVACDGNEALGYWQQGTFALVLTDLNMPGLDGYGLARALRARGASVPIHGATANADPAERQRCEEAGMQGVLVKPITLETLQRLLTRITNGQSSTPTGDLAPAHVIADDPRPPLRVSPKMQALFVQTMQSDLGSLRDAISAADSGRVAQVLHRIRGALVIVGVPDLVENGLWIEQRIARGDELEVLTGALETFERSLLRMLDPLLDDTTPFTPDEANQPWLHGS from the coding sequence ATGCCGGCCGAGGCCGCTCCCATCCGCCGACTTGCGCGCCGCTCGCTGCGCGTCCATGCCCTGCTGATCGCGGTAGTGGTACTGGCCACGCTGCAGGCGGGGCTGCTGCTGTCGGTCGGCTCAAGGTTGTTCGGTGAAGAGCGCGGCAAGATTGAATTTCACTTCCGCCGCCTTGATGGCACGCTGCGCGAACAGGAGCGCTTCCTTTACCAGTGGCGCCTGCACGACGTAGGCGCCCAGGATCAACCGGTGGCGGCCGGCGCCCCGGGACGGCAGGGCAGCCCGCTGTTCGCCAACTTCGTGCTGATCGGACAGGACAGGAGTATCACCCCTTCCCAGGCAGAACTTGGGGACCGCTTCCTGCGCTTTTACGGCACGTTCTGGTCAGCCTCGCACTTCCCGCCGCCACAATGCCTGCTGGTCGATGGAAATGGCGAGCGGGGCCTGCTGGCACCGATGCAGATGACCGGCGCAGACGTCAGCCCGAACAACCCGACCCACCTGCGTCCGGCCATCAGTGACATCCACCGGGCGCTGGAGATCCAACCCGAGCTGCAGCAGGGTGGCGTCGCGTGGATGCCCGTGCCGTTGCGCGATGGCGAGACCCGGCTTCTGGCCGTCACCCACGCGCCGCAGGATGGTCGCCTGTGGGGCGAGGACGAAAGCGAATCGCTGGCCGCGCTGGCATGCCTGCTCGATCCTTCCCGTGTCGATGACTACCAACAAGTCCTGGGTGTCCCGGTTTTCGAGCGGCTATCGCTGTTCGATGCAAAGGGCCGGCGCCTTCTGGGCGATGCCGCAGATGCCAGCGATACCGGCACGTCGTGGCAGCCCACCACGGAGGGGCTGCGCTTCCGAATGCGTAGCGACCGTGGATGGCTGGCTGTCTACCACGTCAGCTGGCAGCAGATCTTTGAGAACCCACAAGGACCGCTGCTGGGGGCGACACTTGTTGCACTGCTGCTGGCACTAGGCGGCACGCTGGTTCTGGGCGCATATCGTCGCTCGGTCATCGAGCCCCTACGCAGCAACCACGCGCGTCTGCTTGAGAGTGAAGCATTCAGCCGTACCATCCTGGACAACGCTCCCATCGGGCTTTGTCTGCTGCGGTGTTCTGATGGCAATGTAATGCTGGAGAACACCCTCGCCCGCCGCTGGCTTGGTGAAGATCATGACGCGGGAGGGTGGCGCGGCCCTTGGCGCGGAAGCGTACTGGCATCCGGTGGTACCGCCTTGGGTGATGGACTGGCCTACACGACACCGGAAGGCCGCCACCTGCTGGTGACCGCGACGCTGGCCAGGTATCGCAGCGAGCCCGTGGTTCTATGTCTGTTCATCGACCTCAGCAGCCAGCACGAGGCTGAGCAGGTGCTGCAGCAGGCGCGCCGGGCTGCTGACCAGGCCAACCGGGCCAAGAGCCAGTTCCTGGCAACGATGAGCCATGAGATCCGCACACCGCTCTACGGCGTGCTAGGCACGCTTGAACTGCTGGGCCTGACGCCACTGGACGCGAGGCAGCAGGATTACCTGGCGACAATCCAACGCTCTTCTTCGACCCTGATGCAGCTGATCAGCGACATCCTCGATGTGAGCAAGGCCGAGGCAGGACAGCTGTATCTGGAACCCAGCCCGTTCGATCCTGTGCGACTGACCGAGGATGCGCTGGATTCCTATGCCGCCGTAGCCGCCAGCAAGGGGTTGCAGTTCTACGCCTGCATCGACGCCGACGTACCGGATGCGGTATGCGGCGATGCCGCCCGAATCCGGCAGATTCTCAACAACCTGCTAAGCAATGCGCTGAAGTTCACTGACAGTGGACGCGTAGTGGTACGCCTGTCCGCACGCCCGGAGGAGGAGCGCTGCTGGCTGCAATGGCAGGTGGCCGATACGGGCATCGGCATTGCGAGCGAACACCAGGACCATCTGTTCGAACCCTTCTTCCAGGCCAACCCAGGTACCGACGCCATGCGTGGCACGGGCCTTGGCCTGGCCATCTGCGCCCATCTCGTGGCACTGATGGGTGGCCACCTGCGCGTGGTGAGCGAGAGCGGCCTGGGCAGCAGCTTCAGCGTCGACCTGCCGCTGCCGCCGGCTCAGCCGGACCCGCAGCAATCGCCACCGCCGCGACTGCCCGCACACCTGCAGGTGCAGGTACGCGGCGCCGTGCGCGAGATCGTCCAATCACTTTGTGAACGCCTACAGCGACGCGGTGCGCATGCCAGCATGTACAGGGAGGACATCGGCACAGGCACCGCGGTGCTGCTCGATCTCGTACTGGACGGACCACTGCCGGCATGGGACGGGTCCACTCCGCGCGTGGCTACCTGCCGCGAGGGTGGCACGCAACCGCAGCTGATCAACGGTACGTGGCAAGTGGGCCTGCATCGACTCGATGCCATCGTGATGGCCCTGGCCGCAGCCAGTGGGCAGTCTTCGACGGCCGAAGCCGGCGGGCGCCTGCCGCCGCCCCGGCGCTTCGGGCTTCAGGTACTCGTTGCCGAGGACAATCCGATCAACCAGGCGATCCTGCGTGACCAGCTGGAACAGCTTGGCTGCCAAGCCGTGGTTGCATGTGATGGCAACGAGGCGCTGGGTTACTGGCAGCAGGGCACGTTCGCGCTGGTGTTGACCGATCTCAACATGCCCGGACTCGATGGCTATGGCCTGGCCCGTGCACTGCGGGCGCGCGGCGCCAGCGTGCCGATCCATGGCGCTACCGCCAATGCCGATCCGGCCGAACGCCAGCGCTGCGAAGAGGCTGGCATGCAGGGTGTCCTGGTCAAGCCGATCACCTTGGAGACGCTGCAGCGCCTGCTGACCCGGATCACGAATGGACAGTCATCGACTCCGACCGGCGATTTGGCGCCCGCGCATGTCATTGCGGACGATCCCCGGCCTCCGCTTCGGGTAAGCCCGAAGATGCAGGCGCTGTTCGTGCAGACCATGCAGTCCGACCTGGGCAGCCTGCGTGACGCCATCAGCGCGGCAGATTCCGGTCGCGTGGCGCAGGTGCTGCACCGCATCCGTGGTGCCCTCGTCATCGTCGGGGTACCCGATCTGGTCGAGAACGGCCTGTGGATCGAGCAGCGAATCGCACGCGGTGACGAACTGGAAGTACTGACCGGCGCATTGGAGACATTCGAAAGAAGCCTGCTACGAATGCTGGATCCTCTGCTCGACGATACGACGCCATTCACTCCTGACGAAGCGAACCAACCATGGCTACACGGATCCTGA
- a CDS encoding autotransporter outer membrane beta-barrel domain-containing protein, whose amino-acid sequence MYASRIRCHRACFAPAPLIPSLLATSLWAALPAHAADLTGPVQVGDGNSFQLGEEDVLNHAGGDFALTVDGAGSHALIDGSRINVTGNGSAVSAINGGHVELRGATLSIAPATGTGFYSMYANGAGSLVEARDVDIDTTRNGSGYGSIQASNGGTVRYTGGRLAMAGGGKLAAAYGPGSEVHLADLLISAGSGASLRADSAGILTIRDSRIAVAPGGILAGIAVDGSGSRAELYGTCLEGGWFDIDNGGSLLLENVEAHSVGGTMRLLGNNLSKTYSVAVINGGSFHTVGGYGVNINRWGMLTAHDARFEVREGNSGFWLASDESRLQLSNSTIDTWTDIYGYGVEISGGLAALQGSRITTHGDSTYGVLVTGSTGSSASRIEAINSVIDIRGNGGGGVFIGGSAASALLDNVTILGDGENASGIVHMNTALLAQADRLDVRMTGSNSVGYRSYLTAFGAYWNRAIINDSHIETASGAALWLQGSNHALTVNGSNVIAGDGSGRLLRVSDTAFSDGRSVPTSRIEFVADASTLRGDVVVDSATADVHMMLRNGTTFSGALRDGSGYQVARLTMDGSSQWNVRADSSVGTLEHAGTIAFDTGAAGDFKTVTVNGDYMGNGGEWIFNRALGDDMSLGDQLVINGNSSGTASVSVRNAGGAGALTQEGIRLITVGGLSDAQFVLRGRAVAGAYDYFLFKGSVSTPDDGNWYLRSEYVPPVDPVDPVDPVDPVDPVDPVDPVDPVDPVDPVDPVDPVDPVDPVDPVDPVDPVDPVDPVDPVDPVDPVDPVDPVDPVDPVDPVDPVDPVDPVDPVDPVDPVDPVDPVDPVDPENPVDPLDPVDPLDPPRPKVERPEPAAYLANRAAALGMFRHSLHDRAGDPTTGFDGSRDAVAWVHLRNAQPDSHDSRRQVQVDSHTSSMLLGVGRRFEAGGTGELQAGAMVGHGRARNDSRSKVTGYTARGVVTGTSIGVYATWLQDARMEGGAYVDGWLQYGRFRNSVQGEGLQKERYGARNWSASTEAGYVLPLRRRPQRGIYLEPQLQLVHSRHDSDRLIEANGTVVEDRGDGETSIRLGLRLYSRGLSAAQGQVHPYVAVSWWSGGNGAGLAMDGERLQRQLPHDIYEAKAGVQMGLSAGWRGWGELSRQSGGMGFRDVEVQMGVQYRW is encoded by the coding sequence ATGTACGCCTCCCGCATACGGTGCCACCGCGCGTGCTTCGCGCCTGCCCCTCTCATTCCCAGCCTGCTGGCCACTTCACTGTGGGCGGCATTGCCGGCCCATGCCGCCGATCTTACCGGGCCCGTGCAGGTGGGCGACGGCAACAGCTTCCAACTCGGTGAGGAGGACGTCCTGAACCATGCCGGGGGCGACTTCGCACTGACCGTCGACGGCGCGGGCAGTCATGCACTCATCGACGGCAGCCGGATCAACGTGACCGGCAATGGCAGTGCCGTATCCGCCATCAACGGTGGCCACGTGGAGCTGCGCGGCGCGACGCTGTCGATAGCCCCGGCCACCGGAACCGGCTTCTACTCGATGTACGCCAATGGCGCTGGCAGTTTGGTAGAGGCGCGCGATGTCGATATTGATACTACCCGCAATGGTAGTGGATACGGCAGCATCCAGGCATCCAACGGCGGCACGGTCCGTTACACCGGGGGCCGCCTGGCGATGGCCGGTGGCGGGAAGCTGGCCGCTGCGTACGGTCCAGGTAGCGAGGTGCATCTTGCGGACCTCCTGATAAGCGCTGGCAGTGGTGCCAGCTTGCGCGCCGATAGTGCTGGGATTCTTACGATCCGCGACAGTCGGATCGCCGTGGCTCCCGGCGGCATCCTCGCGGGCATCGCCGTCGATGGGTCTGGCAGCCGCGCCGAGCTGTACGGCACCTGCCTGGAAGGTGGCTGGTTCGACATCGACAATGGCGGCAGTTTGCTTCTAGAGAACGTTGAAGCACATTCGGTTGGTGGAACCATGCGTCTGCTGGGCAACAACCTCAGCAAAACCTACTCCGTCGCTGTGATCAACGGCGGCAGCTTTCATACCGTCGGCGGCTATGGCGTAAACATCAACAGATGGGGAATGCTGACCGCTCACGATGCCAGGTTCGAGGTGCGCGAAGGAAACTCCGGGTTCTGGCTTGCCAGCGACGAGTCGCGGCTGCAACTGAGCAATAGCACCATTGATACATGGACGGACATCTACGGCTACGGCGTGGAGATCAGTGGTGGCCTTGCTGCGTTGCAAGGCAGCCGGATCACCACGCATGGCGACTCGACCTATGGCGTACTCGTGACAGGCTCCACTGGCAGTAGCGCCAGCCGCATCGAAGCCATCAACAGCGTGATCGACATCCGCGGAAATGGCGGCGGCGGTGTGTTTATCGGTGGCTCCGCCGCAAGCGCACTGCTCGACAACGTCACGATCCTGGGTGACGGGGAGAACGCTTCCGGCATCGTGCACATGAACACGGCGCTGCTTGCCCAGGCAGACCGCCTGGATGTCCGCATGACCGGCAGCAACAGCGTCGGCTACCGCTCCTACCTGACCGCGTTTGGAGCGTATTGGAACCGTGCCATCATCAACGACAGCCACATCGAGACTGCCAGCGGTGCCGCGCTCTGGCTGCAGGGCAGCAACCACGCGCTGACCGTCAATGGCAGCAATGTCATTGCAGGCGACGGTAGCGGCCGGCTCCTGCGGGTCAGTGATACCGCATTTTCCGATGGCCGCAGCGTGCCGACCAGCCGCATTGAGTTCGTTGCTGACGCCAGCACGCTGCGTGGTGACGTTGTGGTTGACAGCGCGACGGCCGACGTACACATGATGCTGCGCAACGGCACCACTTTCAGTGGCGCACTGCGCGATGGCTCGGGCTACCAGGTCGCACGGCTGACGATGGATGGCAGCAGTCAGTGGAACGTACGTGCAGACTCCAGCGTCGGCACGCTCGAACATGCCGGCACCATCGCCTTCGATACGGGGGCGGCGGGGGACTTCAAGACCGTCACTGTCAATGGCGATTACATGGGTAATGGTGGCGAGTGGATCTTCAACCGCGCGCTGGGTGATGACATGTCACTGGGCGACCAGCTGGTGATCAACGGCAACAGCAGCGGCACCGCCAGCGTGAGCGTGCGCAATGCCGGCGGCGCCGGTGCCCTGACCCAGGAGGGTATCCGCCTGATCACCGTCGGCGGCCTGTCGGATGCGCAGTTTGTTCTGCGGGGCCGCGCCGTGGCCGGTGCGTACGACTACTTCCTGTTCAAGGGCAGCGTGTCGACCCCGGATGACGGCAATTGGTACCTGCGCTCAGAGTATGTACCTCCAGTGGATCCCGTCGACCCTGTAGATCCCGTCGACCCTGTAGATCCGGTGGACCCTGTAGATCCTGTAGATCCCGTGGATCCCGTGGACCCTGTAGATCCTGTAGATCCTGTAGATCCCGTGGATCCGGTGGACCCTGTAGATCCGGTGGATCCGGTGGACCCTGTAGATCCCGTGGACCCTGTAGATCCGGTGGATCCGGTGGACCCTGTAGATCCCGTGGACCCTGTAGATCCTGTAGATCCCGTGGATCCGGTGGACCCTGTAGATCCCGTGGACCCGGTGGATCCAGTAGATCCCGTGGACCCTGTAGATCCTGTAGATCCTGTGGACCCGGAGAATCCCGTAGACCCCTTGGACCCGGTGGATCCCTTGGATCCGCCGCGCCCCAAAGTGGAGCGCCCCGAGCCGGCGGCCTACCTGGCCAACCGTGCCGCTGCGCTGGGGATGTTCCGGCACAGCCTGCACGACCGTGCCGGTGACCCCACCACCGGATTCGATGGCAGCAGGGACGCCGTTGCCTGGGTGCATCTTCGCAACGCGCAGCCCGACAGCCATGACTCCAGACGACAGGTGCAGGTCGACAGCCACACCAGCAGCATGCTCCTGGGCGTGGGACGTCGATTCGAGGCAGGCGGTACCGGCGAATTGCAGGCCGGCGCGATGGTCGGCCATGGCCGTGCGCGCAATGACAGTCGCTCGAAGGTGACCGGCTACACCGCACGTGGCGTAGTCACCGGCACGAGCATTGGCGTGTACGCGACCTGGCTGCAGGATGCGCGCATGGAAGGCGGCGCCTACGTGGATGGCTGGCTGCAGTACGGCCGCTTCCGCAACAGCGTGCAGGGCGAGGGCCTGCAAAAGGAACGCTATGGTGCCCGCAACTGGAGTGCCTCGACCGAGGCCGGCTACGTGTTGCCGCTGCGGCGCAGGCCGCAGCGTGGCATCTACCTTGAGCCACAACTGCAACTGGTGCACAGCCGCCATGACAGCGACCGGTTGATCGAGGCCAACGGCACGGTGGTCGAAGACCGCGGTGATGGCGAGACCAGCATCCGCCTCGGCCTGCGCCTGTACAGCCGCGGCTTGAGCGCGGCGCAGGGCCAGGTACACCCTTATGTGGCAGTGAGCTGGTGGTCCGGTGGCAATGGCGCAGGCCTGGCGATGGACGGCGAGCGGTTGCAGCGACAGCTACCGCATGACATCTACGAAGCCAAGGCGGGCGTGCAGATGGGACTGTCCGCCGGCTGGCGCGGTTGGGGTGAACTGAGCCGACAGAGCGGTGGCATGGGATTCCGCGACGTCGAAGTACAGATGGGCGTCCAGTACAGATGGTGA
- a CDS encoding pantothenate kinase: MSDWLFDLGNSRFKFAPLDGAVAGSVQAWAHGAEAMTAAALEALPRGHTAWVASVAAPALTATVMELLRARFAHVQVARTLPACAGVTIAYARPEKLGVDRFLALLAAAAAQRPVLVVGVGTALTIDLMDADGRHLGGRIGASPTVMREALHARAAQLPASGGDYAEFANDTADALASGCDGAAVALVERSLRHGADLLGTAPSLLVHGGGALPLLPLLPDAEYRPALVLDGLARWAVHQATPER, encoded by the coding sequence ATGAGCGACTGGTTGTTCGACCTGGGCAATTCCCGCTTCAAGTTCGCGCCGCTCGACGGTGCCGTCGCCGGCAGCGTGCAGGCATGGGCGCATGGCGCCGAGGCGATGACCGCGGCCGCGCTGGAGGCCCTGCCGCGCGGCCACACCGCCTGGGTGGCAAGCGTCGCGGCGCCGGCACTGACCGCGACGGTCATGGAGCTGCTGCGGGCCCGCTTCGCACACGTGCAGGTGGCGCGGACGCTGCCGGCATGCGCGGGCGTCACCATCGCCTATGCGCGCCCGGAAAAGCTCGGCGTGGATCGTTTCCTCGCCCTGCTCGCCGCGGCCGCCGCGCAGCGGCCGGTGCTGGTGGTGGGCGTGGGCACGGCGCTGACGATCGACCTGATGGATGCCGACGGTCGCCATCTGGGTGGCCGCATCGGCGCCTCGCCCACGGTCATGCGCGAGGCCCTGCATGCGCGCGCGGCACAGCTGCCGGCCAGCGGCGGCGACTACGCGGAGTTCGCCAATGACACCGCCGACGCGCTGGCGTCGGGGTGCGACGGCGCCGCGGTGGCACTGGTCGAGCGCAGCCTGCGGCATGGCGCCGACCTGCTCGGGACCGCGCCGTCCCTGTTGGTGCATGGCGGCGGCGCCCTCCCGCTGTTGCCGTTGCTGCCCGACGCCGAGTACCGGCCCGCCCTGGTGCTGGACGGGCTGGCTCGCTGGGCCGTGCACCAGGCGACGCCGGAGCGCTAG
- a CDS encoding biotin--[acetyl-CoA-carboxylase] ligase, which yields MDDRELLAKLGQGAFSGDALARELGQTRAAVWKRIQGLRAAGVAIDGRAGDGYRLAQPLELLDRARILEHLAPAVAGSVAALDIAWTVGSTNSELLRRSAPLRGVEVLLAERQTGGRGRRGRHWASPLAANIYLSVSRAFAGGLSRMGGLSLAAGVAVGEALHALGFAAAGLKWPNDVLVDGRKLGGLLVEGGGEFAGPARAVIGLGLNVRMPGASAADITQPWADLDTLAGAPVSRNQVVAAVLSQLLPALDLFERQGLAPFLPRYAAMDVLAGRAVRVEEAGTLHEGIAHGLAEDGALRLAIDGGERHFHAGEVSVRAQ from the coding sequence GTGGACGACCGAGAACTGCTGGCCAAGCTGGGCCAGGGCGCCTTTTCCGGCGACGCCCTGGCGCGTGAACTGGGCCAGACCCGCGCCGCCGTCTGGAAGCGTATCCAAGGGCTGCGGGCGGCCGGCGTGGCCATCGACGGCCGTGCCGGCGACGGCTACCGGCTGGCGCAGCCGCTGGAACTGCTGGACCGTGCTCGCATCCTGGAACACCTGGCCCCCGCGGTGGCGGGGTCGGTCGCGGCGCTGGATATCGCCTGGACGGTGGGGTCGACCAACAGCGAATTGCTGCGGCGCAGCGCGCCTTTGCGCGGGGTCGAGGTGCTGCTGGCCGAGCGCCAGACCGGTGGCCGCGGCCGCCGCGGTCGGCACTGGGCATCGCCGCTGGCTGCCAACATCTACCTGTCGGTGTCGCGGGCGTTCGCCGGCGGCCTGTCGCGCATGGGCGGGCTCAGCCTGGCCGCGGGCGTGGCGGTGGGTGAAGCGCTGCATGCGCTGGGCTTCGCCGCGGCCGGCCTGAAATGGCCCAACGACGTACTGGTCGACGGTCGCAAGCTGGGCGGCCTGCTGGTGGAGGGCGGCGGCGAGTTCGCCGGCCCGGCGCGCGCGGTGATCGGGCTTGGCCTGAACGTGCGCATGCCCGGCGCCAGCGCCGCCGACATCACCCAGCCCTGGGCCGATCTGGACACCCTGGCCGGCGCGCCGGTGTCGCGCAACCAGGTGGTCGCGGCGGTGCTGTCGCAGCTGCTGCCGGCGCTCGACCTGTTCGAGCGGCAGGGGCTGGCGCCATTCCTGCCACGCTACGCGGCGATGGACGTGCTGGCCGGGCGCGCGGTGCGCGTGGAGGAAGCCGGCACCCTGCACGAGGGCATCGCCCATGGCCTGGCCGAGGACGGCGCGCTGCGCCTGGCCATCGACGGCGGCGAACGCCATTTCCATGCCGGCGAAGTCAGCGTGAGGGCGCAATGA
- a CDS encoding two-component sensor histidine kinase, with protein sequence MIYGRLWFFRRWRPRSLQARQLLAASVGLVAFLALAGYALDAAFAGTARANLSERLKNYATAYAAGIDFTRDRSLYIREQPPDPRFDVPGSGLYLQVVMPGHSGNSMSAEGPILPDVSGRMLAPREEIFEGPLPITQIDGTPGEVYRYGMGLVWGGDGSPESEFPYTIYVLEDSRALGKQLRVFRSAVWFWLGVTGLILLLLQTLVLQWSLRPLKRVINELTRVQRGERERMSEMHPRELEPLTDSINAFIESERENLERQRNTLADLAHSLKTPIAVLRTQLDSGAGDGALREELDVQLQRMNNLVSYQLARAASSGHKLFSAPVPIEANAEEIVRGLEKVYASKGVLCEFEIQPGVNFYGEPGDLQELLGNLLENAFKWARRRVLLTVRAIPAAPGRRAGLELAVDDDGPGIAEENIAKVLQRGVRGDERVQGHGIGLSIVQDLIKDYRGELQVKRSPELGGARFEVTLPPGL encoded by the coding sequence ATGATCTACGGCCGTCTGTGGTTTTTCCGGCGCTGGCGGCCGCGTTCGTTGCAGGCGCGCCAGCTGCTGGCCGCCTCGGTGGGCCTGGTGGCCTTCCTTGCGCTGGCCGGCTATGCGCTGGACGCCGCCTTCGCCGGCACCGCGCGCGCCAATCTTTCCGAGCGCCTGAAGAACTACGCCACCGCCTACGCGGCCGGCATCGACTTCACCCGCGACCGCTCGCTCTACATCCGCGAACAACCGCCGGACCCGCGCTTCGACGTGCCCGGCAGCGGCCTGTACCTGCAGGTGGTGATGCCCGGCCACTCCGGCAACTCCATGTCCGCCGAAGGCCCGATCCTGCCGGACGTCAGCGGACGCATGCTCGCCCCGCGCGAGGAGATCTTCGAAGGCCCGCTGCCGATCACCCAGATCGACGGTACGCCCGGTGAGGTCTACCGCTACGGCATGGGCCTGGTCTGGGGCGGCGACGGCAGCCCCGAAAGCGAGTTCCCCTACACCATCTACGTGCTCGAGGATTCACGCGCGCTGGGCAAGCAGCTGCGCGTGTTCCGCAGCGCGGTCTGGTTCTGGCTGGGCGTGACCGGCCTGATCCTGCTGCTGCTGCAGACGCTGGTGCTGCAGTGGAGCCTGCGCCCGCTCAAGCGCGTGATCAACGAACTCACCCGGGTGCAGCGCGGCGAGCGCGAGCGCATGAGCGAGATGCACCCGCGCGAGCTGGAACCGCTGACCGACAGCATCAACGCCTTCATCGAGAGCGAACGCGAGAATCTGGAGCGGCAGCGCAACACCCTGGCCGATCTCGCGCACAGCCTGAAGACGCCGATCGCGGTGCTGCGCACGCAGCTGGACAGCGGTGCCGGCGACGGCGCGCTGCGCGAGGAGCTGGACGTGCAGCTGCAACGCATGAACAACCTGGTGTCCTACCAGCTGGCCCGCGCCGCGTCGTCGGGCCACAAGCTGTTCTCCGCACCGGTGCCGATCGAGGCCAATGCCGAGGAGATCGTGCGTGGGCTGGAGAAGGTCTACGCCAGCAAGGGCGTGCTGTGCGAGTTCGAGATCCAGCCAGGCGTGAATTTCTACGGCGAGCCCGGCGACCTGCAGGAGCTGCTGGGCAACCTGCTGGAGAATGCCTTCAAGTGGGCGCGGCGCCGGGTGCTGTTGACGGTGCGCGCCATTCCCGCCGCGCCCGGCCGGCGCGCGGGCCTGGAACTGGCGGTGGACGACGACGGCCCTGGCATCGCCGAGGAGAACATCGCCAAGGTCCTGCAGCGCGGCGTGCGCGGCGACGAGCGCGTGCAGGGCCATGGCATCGGCCTGTCGATCGTGCAGGACCTGATCAAGGATTACCGCGGCGAGCTGCAGGTCAAGCGGTCGCCGGAACTGGGTGGCGCGCGTTTCGAAGTGACCCTGCCGCCGGGCCTGTGA
- a CDS encoding DNA-binding response regulator, translating to MRILLVEDEAPLRETLAARLKREGFAVDAAQDGEEGLYMGREVPFDVGIIDLGLPKMSGMELIKALRDEGKKFPVLILTARSSWQDKVEGLKQGADDYLVKPFHVEELLARVNALLRRAAGWSKPTLECGPVALDLAAQTVSVAGSNVDLTSYEYKVLEYLMMHAGELVSKADLTEHIYQQDFDRDSNVLEVFIGRLRKKLDPDGELKPIETVRGRGYRFAIPRNEG from the coding sequence ATGCGTATCCTTCTGGTCGAAGACGAAGCCCCGCTGCGCGAGACCCTGGCAGCCCGGCTCAAGCGCGAAGGCTTTGCCGTCGATGCCGCGCAGGACGGAGAGGAAGGGCTGTACATGGGACGCGAGGTGCCGTTCGATGTCGGCATCATCGATCTGGGCCTGCCCAAGATGTCGGGCATGGAGCTGATCAAGGCGCTGCGCGACGAGGGCAAGAAGTTCCCCGTGCTGATCCTGACCGCCCGTTCCAGCTGGCAGGACAAGGTCGAGGGCCTGAAGCAGGGCGCCGACGACTACCTGGTCAAGCCGTTCCACGTCGAAGAGCTGCTGGCGCGTGTCAACGCGCTGCTGCGCCGCGCCGCCGGCTGGTCCAAGCCGACCCTGGAGTGCGGCCCGGTCGCGCTGGACCTGGCCGCGCAGACGGTCAGCGTGGCCGGCAGCAATGTCGACCTGACCAGCTACGAATACAAGGTCCTCGAGTACCTGATGATGCATGCCGGTGAGCTGGTCTCGAAGGCCGATCTCACCGAACACATCTACCAGCAGGACTTCGACCGCGATTCCAACGTGCTGGAAGTGTTCATCGGCCGCCTGCGCAAGAAGCTGGATCCGGACGGCGAACTGAAGCCGATCGAGACGGTGCGCGGGCGCGGTTACCGCTTCGCGATTCCACGCAACGAGGGCTGA